One region of Syntrophobacter fumaroxidans MPOB genomic DNA includes:
- a CDS encoding cache domain-containing protein: MSPRAPEDAKAWVENAKQFYRSAGKRIALAEFTNPTGMFIQGEMYIYALNPKGTMLAHGVNEKYVGEEFIDLMDSDGKKFIKEIIDTANAKGAGWVEYKWYHPVTKEWLPKIAYFEKVDDLIIVSAVYKN, translated from the coding sequence ATGAGCCCGAGAGCACCGGAAGACGCAAAGGCCTGGGTGGAAAATGCGAAGCAGTTTTACCGGTCCGCAGGCAAGAGGATCGCCTTGGCGGAATTTACGAACCCCACGGGAATGTTCATTCAAGGGGAAATGTACATCTACGCACTGAATCCCAAAGGAACGATGCTCGCCCACGGAGTCAACGAGAAATACGTCGGCGAGGAGTTCATCGATCTCATGGATTCCGACGGCAAGAAATTCATCAAAGAGATCATCGACACCGCCAATGCCAAAGGCGCCGGCTGGGTGGAGTACAAATGGTACCATCCGGTCACCAAAGAATGGCTTCCCAAAATCGCCTATTTCGAAAAGGTCGACGACCTGATCATCGTCAGCGCCGTGTACAAGAACTAG
- a CDS encoding antibiotic biosynthesis monooxygenase family protein: protein MAIRVLIEREIEAGQEGKLHHVMMQLRAKAMQNKGYISGETLRALNNPNKYLAISNWNSVEDWRSWENSPERKKIQEEMKSIVLGKESVTVYVHL, encoded by the coding sequence ATGGCGATTCGAGTCCTGATTGAAAGAGAAATCGAGGCCGGTCAGGAGGGAAAGCTTCACCACGTGATGATGCAGCTCCGCGCCAAAGCGATGCAGAACAAGGGCTACATCTCGGGTGAAACGCTCCGGGCGCTGAACAATCCGAACAAGTATCTCGCCATCAGCAACTGGAACAGCGTGGAGGACTGGAGGTCATGGGAAAACAGTCCGGAGCGCAAGAAAATCCAGGAAGAAATGAAGTCCATCGTTCTCGGGAAAGAATCCGTCACCGTGTACGTTCATCTGTAG
- a CDS encoding RelA/SpoT family protein: MRFFEIRDQMLSYYPSSDSSLLEKAYIYVASIHRGRVRLPGEPYLNHSLAVAGILAQMRLDEESIASGLLHDVVEDKYANIDEVRELFGPGVAGIVQGVTKLSRLSFSSREERQAEYIRKMILAMSQDVRVILVKLADRLHDMRSLHSGTRGSGNSMAQETFDIYAPLAARLGIDWMKQELEDLAFRCKEPESYEEILGKLEKTQEERRRYIEDVMSILNARLEEHGIKGRVNGRSKHLHSIYQKMIRQNLDLNRVYDIIAFRIIVDSVKACYEALAMIHALWEPVQGRFKDYIVKPKSNMYQSLHTTVIGPYHERMEVQIRTEEMNRIANEGIAAHWLYKEGRPLGKIDEQETQRFSWLRELMEWNKDWRDPKTFFDAVKVNFYPDEVYVFTPQGEIKSFPRGSTPVDFAYEVHTEVGHRCVGARVNGKLVQLRYELQTGDTIEILTAANHRPSKDWLKQVKTSKAINRIRHWFKAEERERSISLGREFCEREFRKKGLNFHNYLNSNELLEAARGFSLRSVDDLLAAVGYRKVSPVQVIGKLPSKMEIEEAAREDTIPVEKRRTAHGDEGVKVRGVDDVMIRMAKCCNPVPGEEIVGYITRGRGITVHRVQCNNIGRGDAERKIDVQWDSGGGQVYPVDIKITHASDKGILAGLSAVLGQLDANVVDIQVEPPGGYNLGACRLKIEVKDTKHLQRVLSALRAEKGVYRVQRSME, from the coding sequence ATGCGGTTTTTTGAAATCAGGGACCAGATGCTCAGCTACTATCCGAGCTCGGACAGTTCCCTGCTCGAAAAGGCGTACATCTACGTCGCATCCATACATCGCGGCCGGGTCCGATTGCCCGGGGAGCCTTACTTGAACCACTCTCTTGCCGTGGCCGGCATTCTCGCCCAGATGCGCCTGGATGAGGAGAGCATCGCATCGGGTCTCCTGCATGACGTCGTCGAAGACAAGTACGCGAATATCGATGAGGTGCGGGAGCTATTCGGCCCCGGCGTGGCGGGCATCGTTCAGGGCGTGACCAAGCTCAGCCGGCTTAGTTTCAGCAGCCGCGAGGAACGCCAGGCCGAGTATATTCGCAAGATGATCCTCGCCATGTCCCAGGACGTCAGGGTGATCCTGGTCAAGCTGGCGGACCGCCTTCACGACATGCGCTCACTGCACTCCGGAACGAGAGGCTCCGGAAATTCCATGGCTCAGGAAACGTTCGATATTTACGCGCCGCTTGCGGCCCGGCTTGGAATTGACTGGATGAAGCAGGAACTGGAGGACCTGGCCTTCCGGTGCAAGGAGCCCGAGTCTTACGAGGAAATCCTCGGGAAGCTGGAGAAGACCCAGGAGGAACGCAGGCGCTACATCGAAGACGTCATGAGCATCCTGAACGCCCGACTGGAGGAGCACGGCATCAAGGGACGGGTCAACGGGCGATCCAAGCACCTTCACAGCATCTACCAGAAGATGATCCGGCAAAACCTCGACCTGAACCGGGTGTACGACATTATCGCATTTCGAATCATCGTGGATTCCGTGAAGGCGTGCTATGAGGCTCTGGCGATGATCCATGCGCTCTGGGAGCCGGTTCAGGGACGATTCAAAGACTATATCGTGAAGCCGAAGTCCAACATGTACCAGTCGCTGCACACCACGGTCATCGGGCCTTACCATGAAAGGATGGAAGTCCAGATCCGCACGGAGGAAATGAACCGGATCGCCAACGAGGGAATCGCCGCGCACTGGCTCTACAAGGAAGGCCGTCCCCTGGGAAAGATCGACGAGCAGGAGACCCAGCGCTTTTCCTGGCTTCGCGAGCTGATGGAATGGAACAAGGACTGGCGCGATCCCAAGACCTTCTTCGATGCGGTCAAAGTCAATTTCTACCCCGACGAGGTCTACGTCTTCACTCCCCAGGGCGAAATCAAGTCCTTTCCCCGAGGGTCCACTCCCGTGGATTTCGCTTACGAAGTCCACACCGAGGTGGGGCATCGTTGCGTGGGGGCGCGGGTGAACGGCAAGCTGGTCCAGTTGCGCTACGAGCTCCAGACCGGGGACACCATCGAGATCCTGACCGCCGCCAATCACCGTCCCAGCAAAGACTGGCTCAAACAGGTGAAGACGAGCAAGGCGATCAACCGGATTCGCCATTGGTTCAAAGCAGAAGAACGGGAACGGTCGATTTCCCTTGGCAGGGAGTTTTGTGAGCGGGAATTTCGCAAGAAGGGCCTCAACTTCCACAATTACCTGAATTCCAACGAGCTTCTCGAGGCGGCAAGGGGCTTTTCGCTCCGCTCCGTGGATGATCTGCTGGCGGCTGTCGGCTACCGAAAGGTTTCGCCCGTCCAGGTGATCGGGAAACTGCCTTCCAAGATGGAAATCGAGGAAGCCGCAAGGGAAGACACCATCCCGGTCGAGAAACGCAGAACCGCTCACGGGGATGAGGGCGTCAAGGTCAGGGGGGTGGACGACGTCATGATCCGCATGGCCAAGTGCTGCAATCCCGTTCCGGGCGAGGAAATCGTCGGCTACATCACACGGGGGCGGGGAATCACCGTGCACCGGGTCCAGTGCAACAACATCGGGCGCGGGGATGCCGAGCGAAAGATCGACGTCCAGTGGGACAGCGGGGGCGGCCAGGTCTATCCCGTGGATATCAAGATCACCCATGCGTCCGACAAGGGAATACTCGCCGGACTGAGCGCCGTGCTGGGCCAGTTGGACGCCAATGTTGTGGACATCCAGGTCGAGCCTCCGGGAGGCTACAACCTCGGAGCGTGCCGGCTGAAAATCGAAGTGAAAGACACCAAGCACCTGCAACGAGTGCTCTCCGCGTTGAGAGCGGAAAAGGGCGTGTATCGCGTGCAGCGCAGCATGGAATAG
- the ispG gene encoding flavodoxin-dependent (E)-4-hydroxy-3-methylbut-2-enyl-diphosphate synthase, with the protein MNPLQRQTTRQLSIGGVLIGGGAPVVVQSMTNTDTRDWRSTVAQIERLHEAGCELVRVAVPDDQAVEQLSRIKKAIGIPLIADIHFDHRLALGAIKAGVDALRLNPGNIGGPDKVRKVAAAARERGIPIRIGVNSGSLEKELLARHGHPTPEAMVESALKHVRLLEDHDFDLIKISLKSSDVLNTVASYRLLSSRTRYPLHLGVTEAGTLVDGAVKSALGIGILLFDGIGDTLRVSLTRDPEDEIPVAYGILRSLRLRDRGVELVSCPTCGRTEIDLIPMVEEIERLLRKVRTPLKVAVMGCVVNGPGEAREADVGIAGGRGKGILFKKGERIETVPEAELMKRLLVEIEKMTGERIMG; encoded by the coding sequence TTGAATCCTCTACAAAGACAAACCACTCGACAGCTATCGATCGGCGGGGTTCTCATCGGGGGAGGCGCCCCGGTCGTGGTCCAGTCCATGACCAACACGGATACCAGGGACTGGCGTTCCACCGTGGCGCAGATCGAGAGGCTCCATGAGGCGGGATGCGAGCTCGTGCGCGTGGCCGTGCCGGATGATCAGGCCGTTGAACAGCTTTCCCGGATCAAGAAGGCCATTGGGATCCCGCTCATTGCGGACATCCATTTCGATCACCGCCTCGCACTGGGCGCAATCAAGGCCGGAGTGGACGCGCTGCGGCTGAATCCCGGCAACATCGGCGGCCCCGACAAGGTGCGCAAGGTCGCGGCGGCGGCGCGGGAAAGGGGGATCCCCATCCGTATCGGCGTCAACAGCGGCTCGCTCGAAAAGGAATTGCTCGCCCGCCACGGCCATCCGACTCCGGAGGCAATGGTGGAGAGCGCGCTCAAACACGTTCGACTCCTGGAAGATCACGATTTCGATCTCATCAAGATTTCCCTGAAATCGTCGGACGTGCTCAACACGGTTGCCTCATACCGCCTGCTGTCGTCCCGGACGCGCTACCCGCTGCACCTTGGCGTAACCGAAGCGGGGACCCTGGTGGACGGAGCCGTCAAGTCGGCCCTGGGGATCGGCATCCTGCTGTTCGACGGGATTGGGGACACGCTGAGGGTTTCGCTCACGCGGGATCCGGAGGACGAAATACCGGTGGCCTACGGTATTCTCCGCTCACTGCGGCTGCGCGACCGCGGAGTGGAGCTCGTGAGCTGTCCGACCTGCGGCAGGACGGAGATCGATCTCATCCCGATGGTGGAAGAGATCGAAAGGCTGCTGAGAAAAGTGCGCACCCCGCTGAAAGTGGCCGTTATGGGATGCGTGGTGAACGGGCCCGGAGAAGCGCGGGAAGCGGACGTGGGAATTGCCGGAGGGCGCGGAAAGGGAATTTTGTTCAAGAAAGGGGAGCGGATTGAAACGGTTCCAGAGGCGGAGCTGATGAAGAGGCTGCTGGTTGAAATCGAGAAAATGACCGGCGAAAGGATCATGGGGTGA
- the glgA gene encoding glycogen synthase GlgA: MKYPGVLFCASEVSPYAKTGGLADVAGALPAALQGLGCDVRIFMPLYRSVREQEHPLTPLARNLSVPVGVHDYTVHLWESRTAAGVPVYFLEKDEFFDRGFLYGTPTTGDYEDNAERFVTFCRSAYLLCNRLNWYPSVFHLHDWQTGLAAAYLDRLRRRDSNFAHSGALFTIHNLAYQGIFPAVHFGLTGLPAEAFSPQGMEFWGNCNFLKAGLVYSDILTTVSRGYSLEIQTAALGHGLDGVLRERRDRLHGILNGIDTEAWNPETDPLIPCRYSATDLSGKRRCKKELIAELGLPAESRETPLLSMISRLAGQKGFDLIEDIMNDLMELPLSLVILGTGDALIERRLKEFANLYPEKLRMLACFDESLAHRIEAASDIFLMPSRYEPCGLNQMYSLRYGTVPVVHATGGLDDSVIDVMEHPESGTGFKFREYRASNLLETVSAALAFHREKEKWTAMQRRGMSQDFSWTRSAGEYLDLYRLIAARK; the protein is encoded by the coding sequence ATGAAATATCCCGGCGTTCTTTTCTGCGCATCCGAAGTGTCTCCCTATGCCAAGACGGGAGGGCTGGCCGATGTCGCGGGCGCCCTTCCCGCCGCTCTGCAGGGGCTGGGATGCGATGTTCGCATTTTCATGCCGCTGTATCGGTCCGTGCGGGAGCAGGAACATCCCCTCACCCCGCTGGCCCGAAATCTGTCCGTCCCCGTGGGCGTGCACGACTACACCGTCCACCTTTGGGAAAGCCGCACCGCCGCGGGAGTTCCGGTCTACTTCCTTGAAAAGGACGAGTTTTTCGACCGTGGGTTTCTCTACGGGACTCCGACCACGGGAGACTATGAAGACAACGCCGAGCGATTCGTCACTTTCTGCCGCTCGGCGTATCTCCTCTGCAATCGTCTGAACTGGTATCCTTCGGTTTTCCACCTTCACGACTGGCAGACCGGCCTTGCCGCGGCCTATCTCGATCGCCTCCGGCGCCGTGATTCGAACTTTGCGCACTCCGGGGCACTGTTCACGATTCACAACCTGGCCTACCAGGGAATCTTTCCCGCCGTCCATTTCGGACTCACCGGTCTGCCGGCGGAGGCTTTCTCACCGCAGGGCATGGAATTCTGGGGCAACTGCAATTTTCTCAAGGCCGGATTGGTCTACAGTGACATTCTAACCACTGTAAGTCGCGGATACAGCCTGGAAATACAGACCGCGGCATTGGGTCACGGCCTGGACGGGGTGCTCCGTGAGCGCCGCGATCGGCTTCATGGCATCCTCAACGGCATCGACACCGAAGCCTGGAACCCGGAGACGGACCCCTTGATCCCATGCCGTTACAGCGCAACGGACCTTTCCGGCAAGCGCCGGTGCAAGAAAGAACTGATCGCGGAACTGGGCCTGCCCGCAGAAAGTCGCGAGACCCCTCTGCTGAGTATGATCAGCCGTCTTGCGGGCCAGAAGGGATTCGATCTCATCGAAGACATCATGAATGACCTGATGGAACTGCCCTTGTCCCTGGTGATCCTCGGTACCGGCGACGCGCTCATCGAGCGGCGGCTGAAGGAATTCGCCAATTTGTATCCGGAGAAGCTCCGCATGCTCGCCTGCTTCGACGAATCGCTCGCACATCGTATCGAAGCCGCATCGGACATCTTCCTCATGCCGTCGCGCTACGAACCCTGCGGGCTCAACCAGATGTACAGCCTGCGCTACGGAACCGTCCCCGTAGTGCATGCCACGGGAGGCCTGGACGATTCCGTGATCGACGTCATGGAGCACCCCGAATCCGGAACCGGGTTCAAGTTCCGCGAGTATCGCGCCTCGAATCTGCTGGAAACGGTGAGCGCCGCGCTGGCCTTCCACCGGGAAAAGGAAAAATGGACGGCGATGCAGCGCAGGGGAATGTCTCAGGATTTTTCATGGACCCGCTCCGCCGGCGAGTATCTCGATCTCTACCGGTTGATCGCCGCAAGGAAATAG
- a CDS encoding sigma-70 family RNA polymerase sigma factor, protein MPKSKKSKRGGVSPDRGDPHEAGEESRSGSTFPAERPQAVSFDPFRIYLDEIKRYPLLSREEETDLAIRYREKGDIEAGYKLITANLRLVVKIAMDFQRYWMQNLMDLIQEGNVGLMQAVKKFDPYRGYKFSYYASFWIKAYIIKFIMDNWKLVKIGTTQAQRKLFFNLRKEKERLEAQGIEASPKLLSHRLDVKESEIIEMDQRLNSWEISLDSPLKEDSEDTHKSFLPSDDLPVDDQIADREAKAILHDKLLLFREQLKGKEAVIFDKRLLTEEPMTLQEIGDRFGISRERVRQIESRLKKKLKAYLEEEIEDIDLLQESMVEV, encoded by the coding sequence ATGCCAAAATCCAAGAAAAGCAAACGAGGCGGAGTCAGCCCGGATCGCGGCGATCCGCACGAGGCGGGAGAAGAATCCCGTTCCGGCTCCACTTTTCCGGCGGAGAGGCCGCAGGCCGTTTCGTTTGACCCGTTCCGCATCTACCTCGACGAGATCAAGCGATACCCCCTTCTCAGCAGGGAGGAGGAAACGGATCTGGCCATCCGGTACCGTGAGAAAGGCGATATTGAAGCCGGCTACAAGCTGATCACCGCCAACCTGAGACTGGTTGTAAAGATAGCCATGGATTTTCAGAGGTACTGGATGCAGAACCTCATGGATTTAATCCAGGAGGGGAACGTCGGCCTGATGCAGGCCGTCAAAAAATTCGACCCGTACCGCGGATATAAGTTTTCCTACTATGCTTCGTTCTGGATCAAGGCCTACATCATCAAGTTCATCATGGACAACTGGAAGCTTGTCAAGATCGGCACCACCCAGGCACAGCGGAAGCTGTTCTTCAACCTGCGCAAGGAGAAGGAGCGGTTGGAAGCGCAGGGAATCGAAGCTTCGCCGAAGCTCCTCAGTCACCGGCTGGACGTCAAGGAATCCGAAATCATCGAGATGGATCAACGGCTGAATAGCTGGGAGATCTCTTTGGACAGCCCGCTCAAGGAAGATTCCGAAGACACGCACAAGTCTTTCCTCCCCTCCGACGATCTTCCCGTCGACGATCAGATCGCAGACCGGGAAGCGAAGGCTATCCTGCATGACAAGCTCCTGCTCTTTCGGGAACAGCTGAAAGGCAAGGAGGCGGTCATTTTCGACAAACGGCTGCTGACCGAAGAGCCCATGACCCTGCAGGAGATAGGAGACCGTTTCGGAATCAGCCGCGAACGGGTCCGGCAGATTGAAAGTCGTTTGAAGAAGAAGCTCAAGGCATACCTGGAAGAAGAAATCGAGGACATCGATCTGCTTCAGGAGAGCATGGTCGAAGTCTGA
- the hisC gene encoding histidinol-phosphate transaminase, producing MKPSVPEHIASLVPYPPGKPIEELEREYGITDSIKLASNENPLGPSPKAMQAVTGALSRLHRYPDGSGYYLRKRLSGKYALPFDGIVLGNGSNEIIELAIRAFLVPDDEVIMPAPSFLVYKLAVQTMGGKAIHIPLKRFAIDLEKTAGAVTPRTKMIFVNNPNNPTGTLISKRDFDVFLDRIPPEIVVVLDEAYIEFARDPDTPNGFDYIDRQGPFVIVLRTFSKAYGLAGLRIGFGAMNPFLADYLHRVRQPFNTGTLAQIAALAALDDEDFLHRTQRVVWDGLQYLYREVERLRLNYLPTEANFFLIEVPGPAKWFYEAMLRQGVIVRAMSSYGMDNHIRINAGLPEENERFIRTLSDTLVQFRASL from the coding sequence ATGAAGCCTTCTGTACCCGAACATATCGCTTCGCTGGTCCCATACCCGCCGGGCAAACCGATCGAAGAACTCGAACGCGAGTACGGGATCACCGATTCCATCAAGCTGGCCAGTAACGAGAACCCTCTCGGTCCATCCCCGAAGGCGATGCAAGCCGTCACGGGAGCCCTGTCCCGATTGCATCGCTATCCGGACGGAAGCGGATACTATCTCAGGAAGCGGTTGAGTGGAAAATATGCGCTCCCATTCGACGGCATCGTCCTCGGAAACGGGTCCAACGAGATCATCGAGCTCGCTATTCGCGCTTTCCTGGTTCCCGACGACGAAGTCATCATGCCCGCCCCCTCCTTTCTGGTTTACAAGCTCGCAGTCCAGACCATGGGAGGCAAGGCGATCCACATTCCGCTGAAGCGCTTCGCCATTGACCTCGAAAAAACCGCCGGAGCCGTCACGCCCCGGACGAAGATGATATTTGTCAACAATCCCAACAATCCGACCGGTACTCTCATTTCGAAACGGGATTTCGACGTCTTTCTGGACCGCATCCCTCCCGAAATCGTCGTCGTCCTCGACGAAGCTTACATCGAATTCGCCCGGGACCCCGATACCCCGAACGGTTTTGACTACATCGACCGCCAGGGGCCGTTCGTCATTGTTTTGAGAACCTTTTCCAAGGCATACGGACTGGCCGGCCTGCGCATCGGTTTCGGAGCGATGAACCCTTTCCTTGCCGATTATCTGCACCGCGTGCGGCAGCCCTTCAACACAGGAACTCTGGCGCAAATCGCCGCGTTGGCGGCACTGGACGATGAGGATTTCCTGCACAGGACCCAGAGGGTGGTCTGGGACGGCTTGCAATATCTCTACCGGGAAGTGGAACGGCTGCGGTTGAACTATCTTCCGACGGAGGCCAATTTTTTCCTCATCGAGGTCCCGGGACCCGCCAAGTGGTTCTACGAGGCGATGCTGCGGCAGGGCGTGATCGTCCGCGCCATGAGCTCCTACGGCATGGACAATCATATTCGAATCAATGCGGGTCTTCCCGAGGAAAATGAGCGCTTCATAAGAACGTTGAGCGACACGCTGGTTCAGTTTAGGGCATCTCTTTGA
- the cmk gene encoding (d)CMP kinase — protein sequence MNNATIIAIDGPAGAGKSTVSRLLAKELGYTYLDSGAMYRALAWALQREGVDLEAEAHVARALPELPLEFSTRGGSLLIHCGGKALEDELRNPEMAAYASRISQMRAVRTFLTEWQRKLAEAGKVVAEGRDTATVVFPHAGVKVFLTADPAARAGRRHAEYLAKGIRVDYAVLERQIRERDEADSTRCLAPLRPADGAVILDTSDLDISEVMSRLMDLIREKSRG from the coding sequence TTGAACAACGCGACGATCATTGCCATCGACGGCCCCGCGGGAGCCGGCAAGAGCACCGTGAGCAGACTGCTCGCAAAGGAATTGGGGTACACCTACCTTGATTCGGGCGCGATGTACCGGGCCTTGGCCTGGGCACTGCAGCGGGAGGGCGTCGACCTGGAGGCGGAGGCGCACGTTGCGCGGGCCCTGCCCGAGCTGCCGTTGGAGTTTTCCACCCGCGGCGGTTCGCTCCTGATCCATTGCGGTGGGAAAGCCCTGGAAGACGAGTTGCGCAATCCCGAAATGGCCGCGTACGCGTCCCGCATTTCCCAAATGCGTGCCGTCCGGACGTTTCTGACCGAATGGCAGAGAAAGCTCGCCGAAGCGGGGAAGGTGGTTGCGGAAGGACGCGATACCGCCACGGTCGTGTTTCCACACGCCGGGGTCAAAGTGTTTCTGACCGCCGATCCTGCCGCCAGGGCCGGAAGAAGGCATGCGGAATACCTCGCGAAGGGCATCCGGGTCGACTATGCGGTGCTCGAACGGCAAATCCGCGAGCGGGACGAAGCCGACAGCACCCGCTGCCTGGCGCCGTTGCGCCCGGCCGACGGAGCGGTGATTCTGGACACCTCCGACCTGGATATTTCCGAGGTGATGAGCCGTCTGATGGACTTGATACGCGAAAAGTCGCGCGGCTAG
- a CDS encoding 30S ribosomal protein S1 codes for MVDKDEVTGQDVTELGADTSMADDSNIEGEIEDMDSMKDLYEQSFRNIQEGEVIRGRIVQISDDYVMVDIGYKSEGQISVHEFKDEKGVVQAAIGDDVDVLLEFHDDEDGTIHLSKEKAAKIKVWDDISRIYNEDGIIEGKVVSKVKGGLAVDIGVQAFLPGSQVDLRPVRNLEFLIGQTFPFKVLKYNKKRRNVVLSRRALLEKEREQMKSQTLANLEDGKVVEGIVKNITDYGVFVDLGGIDGLLHITDMSWGRVGHPSELFQIGDRIKVMVLSFDRDHERVSLGLKQLVADPWTRAESKYPIGTRVNGRVVSLTDYGAFVEIEEGVEGLIHVSEMSWTKKVRHPSKVLNVGDEVEAVVLSINPENKRISLGMKQLEPNPWDIIAQKYPVGTTIAGKIKNITDFGVFIGIDEGIDGLVHISDISWTKRVKHPSEVFRKNQEVQAIVLNIDKDNERFSLGIKQLEPDPWESIPERYPLGSVISGPITNVTDFGLFVELEEGIEGLVHVSEISKEKIKSPVGQYKTAERITAKVINISPKDRKIGLSIKKVEEQEERSNYDDYMNSAKAATSNLGELLKEELEAARANNPTPNDKS; via the coding sequence ATGGTTGACAAAGACGAAGTGACTGGACAGGACGTAACCGAGCTTGGCGCGGACACCTCGATGGCGGACGATTCCAACATTGAGGGTGAAATCGAAGACATGGATTCCATGAAGGATCTTTACGAACAGAGCTTTCGGAATATCCAGGAGGGCGAAGTCATTCGCGGGCGCATCGTGCAGATCAGCGATGACTACGTCATGGTCGATATCGGTTACAAGTCCGAAGGACAGATTTCCGTCCACGAGTTCAAGGACGAAAAGGGAGTGGTGCAGGCTGCCATCGGCGACGATGTCGATGTTCTGCTCGAGTTCCACGACGATGAGGACGGCACCATCCACCTTTCCAAGGAGAAGGCCGCCAAGATCAAGGTCTGGGACGATATCAGCCGAATCTACAACGAGGACGGCATCATCGAAGGCAAGGTGGTGTCCAAGGTGAAGGGCGGCCTGGCGGTCGACATCGGGGTACAGGCCTTCCTGCCCGGTTCCCAGGTGGACCTGAGACCGGTCCGCAACCTTGAATTCCTCATCGGTCAGACATTCCCGTTCAAGGTCCTCAAATATAACAAGAAGCGGCGCAATGTGGTTCTCTCCCGCCGGGCCCTTCTCGAGAAAGAGCGCGAGCAGATGAAGTCGCAGACGCTTGCCAACCTCGAAGACGGGAAGGTCGTGGAAGGAATCGTCAAGAATATTACCGATTACGGCGTGTTCGTGGATCTGGGCGGAATCGACGGCCTGCTTCACATCACCGATATGAGCTGGGGCCGCGTGGGACATCCTTCCGAGCTGTTCCAGATCGGGGACAGGATCAAGGTCATGGTGCTCAGCTTCGACCGCGATCACGAGCGGGTCTCCCTCGGCCTCAAGCAGTTGGTGGCCGATCCCTGGACCCGCGCGGAGAGCAAGTACCCCATCGGCACGCGTGTCAACGGGCGCGTGGTCAGCCTGACCGATTACGGCGCCTTCGTCGAAATCGAAGAAGGGGTCGAGGGGTTGATCCACGTCTCCGAAATGTCCTGGACGAAAAAGGTTCGCCACCCGTCCAAGGTGCTCAATGTGGGGGACGAAGTGGAAGCCGTGGTGCTCAGCATCAATCCGGAAAACAAGCGCATTTCCCTCGGGATGAAACAGCTCGAACCCAACCCGTGGGATATCATCGCTCAGAAGTATCCGGTGGGCACGACCATTGCCGGCAAGATCAAGAACATCACCGACTTCGGCGTATTCATCGGGATCGATGAAGGGATCGACGGCCTGGTTCACATTTCCGACATTTCCTGGACCAAGCGTGTGAAGCATCCGTCCGAGGTGTTCAGGAAGAACCAGGAGGTCCAGGCGATCGTGCTGAACATCGACAAGGACAACGAGCGCTTTTCGCTGGGTATCAAGCAGTTGGAACCCGATCCCTGGGAGAGCATTCCGGAGCGCTATCCCCTGGGCAGCGTGATTTCCGGGCCGATCACCAACGTGACCGATTTCGGGCTGTTCGTGGAGCTTGAAGAGGGCATCGAGGGCCTGGTGCACGTTTCCGAGATCAGCAAGGAAAAGATCAAGTCTCCCGTGGGCCAGTACAAGACCGCGGAAAGGATCACCGCCAAGGTGATCAATATTTCGCCCAAGGACCGCAAGATCGGCCTTTCCATCAAGAAAGTCGAGGAACAGGAAGAGCGTTCCAATTACGACGACTACATGAACAGTGCCAAGGCGGCCACTTCGAACCTTGGCGAGTTGTTGAAGGAAGAGCTGGAGGCGGCTCGCGCCAACAATCCGACTCCGAACGACAAGTCCTAG